The nucleotide sequence TAACGGTTCCATTTGTAATTTCAAAGGGAACTTCAGCTGGCGCTCACTGGAGCGTGGGCAGGAGAAATCAGAGCTATGCCTGCCCCTCCGAGCAAACGGACAATTTTAAAGCCGGAGCATGTCATTAGCAGTCGAACGGTGGAGGAAAGAGgttggaagagagagagagtttcccGGGGTGTGTCACGCACGGCTTCCACTTTATCTCAGTCTGTCTTTCTGAAGACGGCGCTTGGATAGGCACCAGATAATCCTGGGACTGGTCTAAGTATGTATAACAGCTTTGGGAATGCTACTCGTCTAAGTAGCTCCCGGTGGAATTGATTCCGTTCCTGAATGAGCCAATCAGGCCTTTCTGTGTAGGTGAGGTAGGCTGAGCTTTGTCATGCTATAGGCTACATTGGCTACGAAGCAGCAGTCACTGTATGTGGAATTGCAGCCTgtaaaaaaagcagaaacaaattCGTTTCAATGCCATAAATTCTGAGGAGGTCGTTGTTCCTTCTGAAGCAAAACCACGTGCCGTGCAGAAGGTGCACTGCTGCACGAATTTACTGGAACCTGTCCGATAACTTCATCTGAGATTTGCTTGAATTGGAACGATTCAAACTGACTGTGAGTTTATGTACGGTACCTGTTTCAGTTCTGGCTCCTATTCAGAGGTGGAAAGGCCAGGGGTCAAAAAGCTTGTCATGTATTTCTTCCAACCATGGAGCTCAGCCAGCAGATTTCACTAATTacctcattattttattaattaccttctggctgaagaattgtgctaattggcAAACAAGGTAATTTGAAGAAAATACTAGGGGTGGACTTTTActctctgaacctggattttccacctctgctcctATTCTGCATTCTTAATACAGGTGGGTATTCACCGACCCACCAAAGATCATCTCATTTCAGCTGCCTGAAGTCAGGTGGGCTTCATAGATTAGTTGAGTGAGTTATTAAATTAATGTGCCGTGAAATGTTGCCATGCTCTAAATAGCTTACCATGCTAATTACACCATGCAGTCCTTGCATATTACAGGTTGCCAGCATGGCTACTTCAGCAAACTTCAGGCTTATCGTATAAACTGCTGCAGATGGAGATCTTCTCAGCAACCTATGATACACCGTTACACGACTGTTTGAACGCATATGTTAGTGTAAGAAGAGCTAGCACATGCATTGCCGGTTTGCTAATGCTACACTGCCATGGGTGCTGTTCAGCTGTGATGGCGTTAAATGCAATCATTAGCCATTTATTAATGCTAACTCTTATGCGTGGGTAAGTACCATGAGCCAGAGACTGGCTTCAGTTCTGCAGTTTGTATATAGTAATCAAGTATCAAAAGTCGTTATGCAAACACACCTCcgacttaaaaacaaacaaatccgCCTACGTTACATATCAACAGTAAATGTTTGCTTTCCTTTGAAAATTCAATTAAAGGTTTATACTCATCTTTAATACATAGCATATACTGGCGCGGTATTGATatataatgaatatataaaCATGGATTGATAGAGACAttttcttaaaagaaaataaataactatattTGATTTTAGGACTAATGCTACTATTGCTAATGATgataccaacaaaaaaaaaaaactaaacattatATCTTAAGACCTGAAATGTTGCTTTTGTGAATGAGTCTTCCTCTTGCTAGCTGTCATAAGAGTGTAGGTCAGATGGGGGTTGAGAGACAGGATGCAGTTTtaagagacaggaagtgaagctgCCAATAGTTCCgtggagattgggggggggggttgggagaaCAGGGAAGGAGAATGGTTCCTGGGggaatcagagagagaaaatctgCAGTTttgagggagagaagagggcggttttgagatttttttttttttggggggggggggggggggtgtcagtgagagagtgtgtagcTTTCATAGGACAGACATATAGGTTGTAGACACAGTCTATAGTTTTGAGGGGTAAAACAGCCTGCAGTTTCGGGGAGCTATGGATGGAGTGTGTAATTTTTGGGGTACAAGGATGGAGGGCACAGTTTTGGGGGACAACAAGGAAAAGAACAGGTTTGTTGGAAAAGGGCGGGTCAAAGAGTataatctgggggggggggggggggcggtgtcaCTGAGCCCCTGCAGATTGGTAGTCGGGGGCAGTCTGACTGAGAGGCTGTCATCTGGGGGACTTGGATTTGAACTTTCACCTCCTGGTTCCGGATCTCTCTGGGTCCACGGCCTCCTGAGACGCCTGGCCGGGACTCTGAGAGCTCTCTGGCGGCCCGTTGCCCTCGGTCTCCCCGTtgccctctgcccccccgcccccccccctcatgggGAGCCTGGGCGTGGGCGCTCTGGGGGTGGGGCGGAGcggcggggccggcgggggggTCCCCTGGGGTGCACAGTCTCAGGCTCTCGCACAGGGCGCCCCAGTTCTGCTCGCACTGCTGCCGCACGCTCCAGGTGAGCGCCTCCTTCACCTGCTCGCCACAGCTCAGCAGGATGTTCACCAGCTCCAGGTGAGGCCTGGAAGGGGGgagggcacagagagagagaaccttcCGGAAACTGACCAGGGGCATGGGACAGTCACACAGGTTCTGAGTGAGGGGGCTATGGGACTTTACAGGCTCTCCCTCTGTAACTGGGACTGCTTTAGGGAGTGGGATCAGGGATGGAGCTAAGGGCAAGAGTGGGGTCAGGGGTGAAGCTATGGGGGTATATCAGGGTACTAGCGGGGCCAGGGGGCCGCTAGAGGTGGGGTGTGAATCCGTCCCTTGGGGATGGTTTTGAATTTAagttaatcacaaaaaataaatacaaattttacaGGTCTTACCCCTATTCTGAGCTGTCTAGGCTTATCACATTTTGACATAACGGTGAAGGCTGAGAGAATTCCAGAAGTTCTGAAGAATGGAGAGTTATACAACTGCAGCTTTTCAGACACAGTAACCTTTACATGCTTTATGTGAGTCTCAACCCCCTCATTACAGTCTAATGCTGTCTTTTAGATAATAAGTGATAACAGATGTTATTTAATTAAGCTTCCACTTCTCACCTTCAGAACGGTGCAAAACGATGTGTGGACTAAGCGAGGGTGGAAAAGTGTGCAGCGGGTGCACAGGCGGCGCTCACCCCTTGGGAAACAGGTCCTGGAAGTGGATCATGTCGACCATGACGTTGACGTTGCCCTTGGCGGCAGCGCAGAGGTCGTAGCGGGTGTAGCACTcccgctgcagctgcagcaccaTCTCGCTTATGGCCAGGCACTTGCGGCTGCTGCAGCTGAACTTGTGCCGCAGGCCGTGGGCCATGCACTTCAGCGCGTCTTTGATGAAGGACTTGCCCTGCgtggtacgcacacacacacacgcacgtacaacacacacacacacacagacaagcacacatatgcacatacacacgcacacgcacacgcacacagacgcatgcacacacatgcacaagcacacaaaaacaaatgaacatgcacaaacgcatgcacgtgcatacacacgcacgcacgtgcatacatacacacacacacatgcatgtatacacacgcacgcatacacatgcacacacgcacaaacacacacacagatacacatgcacataagcatgcacatgcccacacacgcacaacacacacacacacacacagaagcatgtTGGAGATACTGTGGCACAgactaaataaaaaagtaatgacTCACAATTAGAAAGGACTTGAGTCAGTAATATTTGATAATATCATTATTGATCATTTAAACATACGCTTCTTCTGTTTCTATTGTGCTATCGATTAGTTGTAAGAGAATCACATCAAGTATTCGCGCACTTAATATCTCCGTGTTCATTCACTGACACGTCTATTCATCATTGTTCAGTATATCTGTAGCGTTTATCTACTCTGTTCCGCTGCTTGGTTCTGGTTAACCTTGCAATTGTGCAATTTTCTGTAGTATGATTGCCTATTAAGTGATGGAGGAAGAGCAATTTGGCTTAAAAGATCTTCCGCTTCAACTAGGCTTTGCTCACAGCTGGCCTACCAGTACTTTTGAGTAAAGGCCCACACCTGCAGAAGACTGAACAGGTGACAGAGCATCTACGGCTGGGACCTCCTCTCAGTTAGTTTTACAGTACCATATTCTGctaagcaaagcaaaaagaaaaaaaagaaaaagggaaaaaagcaggGTATTTGAGGCTACTTTTGAGACTAAACCTCATTGGAAAACCCTGCGTGCTGGGTCTGGGGGCGGCGCAGGTCCCGTACACAAGATGGACGGACGGGAGTGTACCTGAGAGTCGAACTTGCCGGCGTTGTGGAGGAAGGACATGCAGATTTCCTGGAGGCCACGGATCTCACACGAGTTGTTCTCGAAGCACTCGAACACGCCACAGCCCACATCCCCGCTGTTCACCAGGCAGTGCTGAATGTCCACtgccattatgacatcacaaaggatGAAGAGAGAGGTTTACTTATTGCACAACAGCTGCGGCTTTCCTGAAAGAAACGTAAGTCAATTTTACCCTTCGAGCTGTAAGATCacagtatgtgattagaatgctcttgactgaacattccaatgctgatgtaacaataacTGCTAGTAAttaaaagcagtggagttctagaacactgatttataattctggaaaaaaacattccaaaaaaactactcttcaaagggttaatattcCTGTATTTGGGGCTGCATTgttataaacaataataataactactAATGTAGGGATAAGTATTACTATACAAGTagtcatgatttatttattttgcagatccAAGCATCTTGCAAGGCTAATGCCACATGGCACCATATTAGCCTTGTAAGATATCTATCACTGGAATAATAAGGGCAACATTTGCACAAAGTGAAGAATTATAGTAGATCATCTCTCTAAAATAGCGACAGAAATATCACTGCGCAGTTTCTAAAGTAGTGCTGTTCAGTGAACAATTACATGGCCTACTTTCACACAGTTCAGTACACTTCGGTTACATAATATTTCACATTAGTgcagaaataatttttatgGTTATAAAGCAGGATTTTCTTGGCATGTCTCAATCAAATATCACCATCAACCACTGTGCACCACGGGATAGAAAT is from Anguilla anguilla isolate fAngAng1 chromosome 9, fAngAng1.pri, whole genome shotgun sequence and encodes:
- the LOC118235923 gene encoding stanniocalcin-2-like, which encodes MLLKCAIAVIIFAAFKQVVGTDPIDVPESQQEKPASQQKGRLSLQNTVDIQHCLVNSGDVGCGVFECFENNSCEIRGLQEICMSFLHNAGKFDSQGKSFIKDALKCMAHGLRHKFSCSSRKCLAISEMVLQLQRECYTRYDLCAAAKGNVNVMVDMIHFQDLFPKGPHLELVNILLSCGEQVKEALTWSVRQQCEQNWGALCESLRLCTPGDPPAGPAAPPHPQSAHAQAPHEGGGRGGRGQRGDRGQRAARELSESRPGVSGGRGPREIRNQEVKVQIQVPQMTASQSDCPRLPICRGSVTPPPPPPPDYTL